A stretch of Gadus chalcogrammus isolate NIFS_2021 chromosome 9, NIFS_Gcha_1.0, whole genome shotgun sequence DNA encodes these proteins:
- the rab11a gene encoding ras-related protein Rab-11A: MGTRDDEYDYLFKVVLIGDSGVGKSNLLSRFTRNEFNLESKSTIGVEFATRSIQVDGKTVKAQIWDTAGQERYRAITSAYYRGAVGALLVYDIAKHLTYENVERWLKELRDHADSNIVIMLVGNKSDLRHLRAVPTDEARAFAEKNGVSFLETSALDSTNVETAFQTILTAIYHIVSQKQMADKRDNDMSPSNNVVNIQVQPTENKPKMQCCQSI; encoded by the exons ATGGGGACGCGAGATGACGAGTACGATTACCTGTTTAAAG TGGTGCTGATCGGGGACTCTGGCGTAGGGAAGAGTAACCTGCTGTCCCGCTTCACCCGCAACGAGTTCAACCTGGAGAGCAAGAGCACGATAGGCGTGGAGTTCGCCACGCGCAGCATCCAAGTGGACGGCAAGACGGTGAAGGCGCAGATATGGGACACGGCCGGCCAGGAGCGGTACCGCGCCATCACCTCAGC GTACTACCGCGGGGCGGTGGGCGCGCTGCTGGTGTACGACATCGCCAAGCACCTGACCTACGAGAATGTGGAGCgctggctgaaggagctgagggACCACGCCGACAGCAACATCGTCATCATGCTGGTGGGCAACAAGAGCGACCTGCGCCACCTGCGGGCGGTGCCTACGGACGAGGCCAGAGCCTTTGCGG AGAAAAATGGCGTTTCATTTCTTGAAACCTCAGCTCTGGATTCCACTAATGTGGAGACGGCATTCCAAACCATACTCACTG ccatcTACCACATTGTGTCTCAGAAGCAGATGGCGGACAAGCGGGACAACGACATGTCGCCCAGCAACAACGTGGTCAACATCCAGGTGCAGCCCACGGAGAACAAACCAAAGATGCAGTGCTGTCAAAGCATCTAG